The following proteins are encoded in a genomic region of Dyadobacter sp. UC 10:
- a CDS encoding GNAT family N-acetyltransferase: MFTIIEASKDEHYRAGGYLFKEYADSLDFTLAFQRFEDELTILPKMYGPPDGALLLVANEGKFVGAAGLRRIENDVTCEVKRMFIQPGFQGTGMGKALMNALIQKAQQLGYQTIKLDTLGPKMPAAVNLYKSFGFVETVPYNFNPHEGVLYFEKQL, from the coding sequence ATGTTTACAATTATTGAAGCTAGTAAAGACGAGCACTACCGGGCAGGTGGGTATTTATTTAAAGAATATGCTGATTCTCTCGATTTTACGTTGGCTTTCCAGCGTTTTGAGGACGAATTGACAATATTGCCCAAAATGTACGGCCCACCGGATGGTGCGCTGCTGCTGGTCGCGAACGAAGGGAAGTTTGTAGGAGCTGCCGGCCTGCGCAGGATTGAAAACGACGTCACCTGTGAAGTTAAACGCATGTTTATCCAACCCGGTTTTCAGGGTACCGGAATGGGTAAAGCATTGATGAATGCATTGATACAAAAGGCGCAACAACTTGGATACCAGACGATCAAACTGGATACGCTTGGACCCAAGATGCCCGCCGCAGTCAACCTATACAAATCCTTCGGGTTCGTCGAAACAGTTCCTTACAATTTTAATCCGCACGAGGGAGTGCTATATTTTGAAAAACAGCTATAA
- a CDS encoding carbohydrate-binding family 9-like protein — protein sequence MKNSYKTALLLSSAIFSIACEKSMAQAPSKPKTYVCYQPDRKITIDGKLNEGSWKKAAWTSQFEDIEGNKKPRPTQETRAKMLWDNDYLYVAAVIEEEHIWAYQDKKDQIVYLENDFEVFIDPDGDTENYYELEINALNNIFDLFLPKTYRNGGRAKIKWDIKDLKSAVTIDGTINNASDRDKRWTVEIAIPFASLSTETVPALIPENDSEWRINFSRVNWQHEISEDGKYSRKRDPETGKIIPEYNWVWSPQGIINMHYPEYWGFLHFKSKRVSQSKTAETARN from the coding sequence TTGAAAAACAGCTATAAAACAGCCCTGCTTCTTTCCTCAGCTATCTTCTCCATTGCCTGCGAAAAAAGTATGGCACAGGCGCCATCAAAGCCTAAAACCTATGTGTGCTATCAGCCTGACAGAAAAATAACGATCGACGGAAAGCTGAACGAAGGATCATGGAAGAAAGCAGCCTGGACCTCACAGTTTGAAGATATTGAAGGCAACAAAAAGCCGCGGCCCACGCAGGAGACGCGCGCAAAAATGCTTTGGGACAACGATTATCTTTATGTTGCGGCGGTGATCGAGGAAGAGCACATCTGGGCTTACCAGGATAAAAAGGACCAGATCGTTTACCTCGAAAATGATTTTGAGGTTTTCATAGATCCGGATGGAGATACTGAAAATTATTATGAGTTGGAAATCAATGCACTGAATAACATTTTCGATCTTTTCCTGCCTAAGACTTATAGGAATGGCGGAAGGGCGAAGATCAAATGGGACATCAAAGACCTCAAATCCGCGGTTACCATTGACGGTACAATTAATAATGCATCAGACCGCGACAAAAGATGGACCGTAGAAATTGCCATTCCTTTTGCAAGCCTTTCCACTGAAACTGTCCCCGCCTTAATTCCTGAAAACGATTCTGAATGGCGCATTAACTTTTCAAGGGTCAATTGGCAGCACGAGATATCTGAGGATGGTAAGTATAGCCGAAAGCGTGATCCGGAAACGGGGAAGATTATTCCTGAATACAATTGGGTATGGTCGCCGCAGGGGATTATTAATATGCACTACCCGGAGTACTGGGGGTTTCTGCACTTCAAATCAAAACGGGTCAGCCAATCAAAAACTGCTGAAACCGCCCGAAATTAA
- a CDS encoding YncE family protein, whose amino-acid sequence MKKHLFKIVLITAFAVTACENGKENPIEPVVEQEFKFIRILVNDELTSELSLIDPQKLAAEKFEAKFPKSALYGTEAGRFGALVNGANNSVQLFDTGLEGHGDHVDVKGTPKFGALIGDGNRPTHFKSKGDEIITFNDGDGTLSTAVQADFHTAGAKMKLINAGNVAHHGAMTKFDNGSYAITEKDGSVAGSLPERVKIIDASGKTVHASTIQTKGIHGNATNGKVSVFGSASGILVVDQSGTQKLIAHPADFGEAWFGSILEAGGAGKFIGFTASKGAYLIDIDKSTVTPAAQNADIMQAKVDYAGKNLVVLMHSGEVQVIDLVTNSVKTSGSVISAVAKDETQKPQLEATARYIYITQPKSGEILQISTQDLSKKQKIKVSATPYRLAILGLESSEGH is encoded by the coding sequence ATGAAGAAGCATTTATTCAAAATTGTTTTGATTACCGCATTCGCGGTAACTGCCTGCGAGAATGGCAAAGAAAACCCGATCGAGCCGGTCGTTGAACAGGAGTTCAAGTTTATCAGGATCCTCGTCAATGATGAGCTGACCAGCGAGCTCTCGCTGATTGACCCGCAAAAGCTTGCAGCTGAAAAGTTTGAAGCAAAATTTCCCAAATCCGCCTTGTACGGTACTGAGGCTGGACGTTTCGGTGCGCTTGTGAATGGAGCAAATAATAGCGTACAACTTTTCGACACCGGCCTGGAAGGGCATGGTGACCATGTGGATGTGAAAGGAACCCCAAAATTCGGTGCGCTGATCGGGGATGGCAACAGACCTACTCATTTCAAGAGCAAAGGTGATGAGATCATTACTTTCAATGATGGCGATGGCACGCTGAGCACAGCAGTTCAGGCAGATTTTCACACTGCCGGTGCAAAAATGAAGCTGATCAATGCGGGTAATGTCGCGCATCACGGTGCGATGACCAAGTTTGATAATGGTAGCTATGCGATCACCGAAAAGGATGGTTCGGTTGCAGGCAGCTTGCCGGAGCGGGTTAAAATAATTGATGCCTCCGGAAAGACGGTTCACGCTTCGACAATCCAGACAAAGGGTATCCATGGAAATGCTACTAACGGAAAAGTTTCCGTATTCGGCTCTGCGAGCGGAATCCTGGTAGTAGATCAAAGCGGAACGCAGAAATTGATCGCACATCCGGCTGACTTCGGAGAGGCATGGTTCGGTTCGATACTGGAAGCGGGCGGCGCTGGAAAGTTCATAGGATTCACAGCCAGCAAAGGCGCTTATCTGATTGATATTGACAAAAGTACAGTTACGCCAGCCGCACAAAATGCAGACATTATGCAGGCGAAGGTCGACTATGCAGGGAAGAACCTGGTCGTTTTGATGCACTCGGGCGAAGTCCAGGTTATCGATCTTGTTACCAATTCAGTGAAAACGAGCGGATCGGTTATTTCTGCGGTGGCCAAAGATGAAACACAAAAGCCTCAATTGGAGGCAACTGCCCGGTACATTTATATTACACAGCCCAAGTCGGGAGAAATATTGCAGATCAGTACGCAGGATCTGTCAAAGAAGCAAAAAATCAAAGTTTCGGCAACGCCTTACAGGCTTGCAATCCTGGGGCTGGAATCCAGTGAGGGTCATTAA
- a CDS encoding ABC transporter permease — protein sequence MLKNYLKIAFRNIWKNKVFSAINIIGLAVGMAACIVIMLFVFYEKGFDKIHSRNLYRLDEVQKFEGMVAPQKVALSMFPMGPTLKQDFPEILNFVRINASRDLMITKGEKKVELPTILWTDQNFFSMFDFTLMEGEKQNVLKEPNSVVLSRASAARIFGEEDPIGQTIHHYGSDTLAMKVTGIMENVPANSHLQFDALFSFSTIVRPDFMDNWGGNWLVTYLELAKGTNVAALEKKFPSFLQKHMKGDGWKFYELFLQPMKDIHAKSTDITHDYINYQKFDQKYTYIFSVIAIIVLVIACVNFMNLSTARSSGRAKEVGIRKSIGAQRFQLSAQFIGESVFLCFIALILALAIVKLVISPVANFSQRKLDFSFFSNPGLLLIIVAGTVLIGIFSGLYPAAFLSSFEPVKVLKGTLRTGKGTFRNVLVITQFTSAVFLIIATGFAVRQLRFMTDKNPGFDKEQVVIVPLDSKSDSKYEALKQELLAAPQIAAVTGSQQRLGNNFHQTGVRFQGTGPLKSIASSQVVVDPDYLTLYKIKLIAGRNFTNSVADNAKTYIINKSLAKKLLEEEPTLTMQTLIGKRFGFGGMDSLSTIVGISEDFNFNSLHHKVETLCLFNQKDWGYSEMSVKIRGAQTKESVAAIKAIWEKIVPDQPFTYSFLDEHFAELYRADSQVSEIVGVLAALAIFISCLGLFGLASYSAERRFKEIGVRKVMGASVAGIVALLSGDFIRLVLISILIASPIAWWAVTTWLRDFAYRIDMEWGIFLTAGAMAIIVALLTISFQSIKAALMNPVKALRAE from the coding sequence ATGCTGAAAAACTATCTCAAAATCGCCTTTCGTAATATCTGGAAGAACAAAGTTTTTTCGGCTATTAACATCATAGGGCTGGCGGTCGGTATGGCTGCCTGTATCGTGATTATGTTGTTCGTTTTTTACGAGAAGGGTTTCGATAAAATCCATAGCAGAAACCTTTATCGGCTCGATGAAGTACAGAAGTTTGAAGGAATGGTCGCGCCTCAAAAAGTTGCACTCTCCATGTTTCCGATGGGGCCGACTTTGAAGCAGGATTTTCCCGAGATACTCAACTTTGTACGCATTAACGCCTCGAGAGATCTGATGATCACGAAGGGTGAAAAAAAAGTAGAGCTGCCGACAATCTTGTGGACAGATCAGAATTTTTTCAGCATGTTCGACTTCACCCTCATGGAAGGTGAAAAACAGAATGTGCTCAAAGAGCCAAACAGCGTGGTATTATCAAGGGCCAGTGCAGCACGTATTTTTGGAGAAGAAGACCCGATCGGGCAAACGATCCACCATTACGGCAGCGATACCCTTGCGATGAAGGTAACCGGGATCATGGAAAACGTCCCGGCAAACTCACATCTGCAGTTCGACGCGCTATTTTCTTTTAGTACCATTGTCCGGCCCGACTTTATGGATAACTGGGGTGGCAACTGGCTGGTAACCTACCTGGAACTTGCAAAGGGTACGAATGTCGCAGCGCTTGAAAAGAAATTTCCTTCGTTTCTGCAAAAGCATATGAAGGGAGATGGCTGGAAATTTTATGAATTGTTCCTGCAACCGATGAAGGACATTCACGCCAAATCAACAGATATTACCCACGACTACATTAACTATCAAAAATTTGATCAGAAGTATACTTATATCTTCTCCGTCATCGCGATCATTGTGCTCGTTATAGCCTGTGTGAATTTCATGAACCTTTCCACGGCACGGTCTTCGGGGCGGGCAAAAGAGGTGGGTATCAGAAAATCGATCGGTGCGCAGCGGTTTCAGTTATCGGCCCAGTTTATAGGCGAATCCGTTTTCCTGTGCTTTATAGCATTGATACTTGCACTGGCAATCGTTAAACTGGTAATTTCTCCGGTGGCAAATTTCAGTCAGCGCAAGCTCGATTTCTCCTTTTTTTCAAATCCCGGACTGCTCCTGATCATTGTGGCTGGAACGGTGTTGATCGGTATTTTTTCGGGTTTGTACCCTGCAGCATTTCTTTCTTCTTTCGAGCCGGTAAAGGTTTTGAAAGGAACATTGCGGACTGGTAAGGGTACATTCAGGAATGTGCTGGTGATCACCCAATTTACCAGCGCGGTGTTCCTGATTATCGCAACTGGATTTGCGGTGAGGCAACTCCGGTTTATGACCGATAAAAATCCGGGGTTTGACAAGGAACAGGTGGTGATCGTTCCACTTGACTCCAAATCGGACTCAAAATATGAGGCGCTGAAACAAGAGTTACTGGCTGCACCACAAATCGCCGCAGTGACCGGTTCACAGCAGCGGCTCGGAAATAATTTTCACCAGACCGGTGTGCGATTTCAGGGAACAGGCCCTTTGAAATCGATCGCATCGTCGCAGGTTGTGGTAGATCCCGATTATCTCACATTGTACAAGATCAAACTGATCGCCGGTCGAAACTTTACAAATAGTGTGGCTGATAATGCAAAAACGTACATCATCAACAAATCTCTCGCTAAAAAACTGTTAGAAGAAGAGCCGACGCTCACCATGCAAACGCTGATCGGAAAGCGTTTCGGTTTTGGCGGTATGGATTCCCTGTCGACGATCGTAGGTATTTCGGAAGATTTCAATTTCAATTCCCTGCATCACAAGGTTGAGACGCTTTGCCTGTTCAATCAGAAGGACTGGGGGTACTCCGAAATGTCGGTCAAAATAAGGGGTGCACAGACGAAAGAATCGGTTGCTGCCATCAAAGCAATCTGGGAAAAGATTGTTCCTGATCAGCCATTTACTTATTCTTTCCTCGACGAACATTTTGCCGAACTGTATCGCGCCGACAGCCAGGTGAGTGAAATAGTAGGTGTGCTGGCTGCATTGGCCATATTTATATCCTGCCTCGGACTGTTCGGCCTGGCTTCGTATTCAGCAGAACGTAGGTTCAAGGAGATTGGTGTAAGAAAAGTAATGGGCGCTTCGGTGGCCGGTATTGTAGCCTTATTATCGGGCGATTTTATCCGGCTTGTGTTAATTTCGATTCTGATCGCTTCGCCCATTGCCTGGTGGGCGGTTACCACCTGGCTCCGGGATTTTGCCTATCGCATCGATATGGAGTGGGGTATTTTTCTGACTGCCGGCGCAATGGCGATTATTGTCGCGCTTCTTACGATCAGTTTTCAGAGTATCAAAGCGGCATTAATGAATCCTGTCAAAGCCCTGCGGGCCGAATAG
- a CDS encoding capsule assembly Wzi family protein, with protein MPRPKSFTFLVLLIVCILSVPSTAQRKFVDQLEAKAEAGAFVSSNEDTPFWLRTNQFGIVPTESPAGFFSAGLRKKYVFFDSLSNKRRNFDWNASVNPVLTYNKSNSARILLPEAYASVRFRSVELYAGRRMELMGLGDSTLTSGFYSGSGNALPIPKIQIGTIGFTPLRFTRNFLALHVGFSHGWFGTNYLAGVRLHQKFIYLRLGKPKSASKFYLGLNHNVLWAGQGEYLKQHPELAVDGKLPSSWRFFPNVVFAYTSKKWYEKNGYGGFDSYRLGNHLGSYDVGFETKVRGHKLFIYHQHPFEDVSSMIFLNVPDGLYGVNLKPAYQNNPRGFRVTHLTLEFLTTKDQSGSSFYLPGSKFQGADNYFNHSQYVQGWSYQGSAIGTPFIAPAADMDQSKLQNPRFYPNNRVNVWYAGALAKLGTSWEFGLRSSISRNFGIPGGSFEPPRNQLSLMASSQYHLPRLKQTSIILRLGGDRGEVFTKNFGGYIGVSKRW; from the coding sequence ATGCCACGGCCCAAATCCTTTACGTTTCTTGTTTTACTGATTGTCTGTATTTTATCAGTACCTTCCACTGCACAGCGGAAGTTTGTCGACCAACTGGAAGCCAAAGCCGAGGCGGGCGCATTTGTTTCGTCAAATGAGGATACGCCTTTCTGGCTGCGTACCAATCAGTTCGGTATTGTTCCCACCGAATCTCCGGCTGGTTTTTTCTCTGCCGGACTGCGTAAGAAATATGTCTTTTTCGATAGTCTCAGCAACAAACGGCGAAATTTCGACTGGAATGCATCGGTGAATCCGGTACTTACATACAATAAAAGCAACTCTGCAAGAATACTGCTGCCCGAGGCTTACGCGAGCGTGCGGTTCCGAAGTGTGGAGTTATATGCAGGCAGGAGAATGGAGTTAATGGGCCTGGGTGATTCCACGCTGACTTCGGGGTTTTATTCAGGCTCAGGAAATGCATTGCCGATCCCGAAAATCCAGATCGGGACGATCGGATTTACGCCGCTCCGGTTTACCAGAAATTTCCTTGCGCTTCATGTAGGATTTTCCCACGGCTGGTTTGGTACCAATTACCTGGCTGGAGTGCGCTTGCATCAAAAATTCATTTACTTACGATTAGGAAAACCGAAATCAGCAAGCAAATTCTATCTCGGTTTGAATCACAACGTGCTGTGGGCAGGGCAAGGGGAATATTTAAAACAACACCCCGAACTGGCAGTTGATGGAAAACTACCTTCTTCCTGGCGCTTTTTCCCCAATGTCGTTTTTGCCTATACTTCCAAAAAATGGTATGAAAAGAATGGTTATGGCGGTTTTGACAGTTACAGACTAGGTAACCATCTGGGAAGCTATGATGTTGGTTTCGAGACTAAAGTGCGGGGCCATAAGCTGTTTATTTACCACCAGCATCCATTTGAAGATGTGTCCAGTATGATATTCCTGAATGTGCCCGATGGCTTGTACGGAGTAAACCTGAAACCAGCTTATCAAAACAATCCGCGCGGGTTCAGGGTTACACATCTGACTTTGGAATTCCTGACCACGAAAGACCAGTCGGGATCAAGCTTTTACCTTCCTGGCAGCAAATTCCAGGGCGCTGATAACTATTTCAACCATTCGCAATACGTTCAGGGCTGGTCTTACCAGGGCAGTGCGATTGGGACACCGTTCATCGCTCCCGCTGCGGATATGGACCAAAGCAAACTGCAGAATCCGCGTTTTTATCCCAACAATCGCGTCAACGTCTGGTATGCCGGTGCACTGGCAAAACTAGGGACAAGCTGGGAGTTTGGACTAAGGAGTTCAATCAGCCGGAATTTTGGAATCCCCGGAGGTAGCTTTGAACCGCCCCGCAATCAATTGTCGTTGATGGCTTCTTCCCAATATCATTTGCCGAGGCTAAAACAAACAAGTATTATCCTTCGGCTTGGGGGTGATCGGGGCGAAGTTTTTACCAAAAATTTTGGCGGCTACATTGGTGTTAGCAAACGTTGGTGA
- a CDS encoding ABC transporter permease has translation MLTNYLKIAFRNLVRYKVYSAINIGGLAVGMAVAMLIGLWIYDELSFNKYHKNYDRIAQVMEDQIVNGERQTSETVPFPFINELKVNYKENFRRIVPSTHNSAHVLAAGENRISRTGQFMGEEAPELFSLEMLAGTRAGLQEMQSVLVSESTATALFGKSNPMNRVVKIDTDKNVRVAGIYRDLPQNSRFHKVQFIATWEYFLATNAYMSKKKWDNSALWIFVEIKPETSFETASAAIRDAKLNVIRHIDNMKEEVATQPKMWLNPMRNWHLYSDFVNGLPDSGPVQYVWLVAVIGFFVLLLACINFMNLSTARSEKRAKEVGVRKAIGSLRSQLVRQFFTESFLVVFIAFVISIVLVSSSLAWFNELSAKQMFIPWTDAYFWFFCLGFIGVTGLLAGSYPALYLTSFQPVKVLKGVSIRLGRFASLPRKVLVTIQFTVSITLVICTIIIYSQVQFAKNRPVGYSRDLLMMVPMRTDDFTDKTEIIQSELKKTGVTSEVALSQSPATGVWSSNTGFTWKGNELGTDDFATLTVSPEYAGAVGWQFLAGRNLSGELASDSTGFVINETAARLMGFEDGKMNGIIGQTVNWKSKWMTNDVQKQFRIVGVVKDMVMESPFEKIRPTVFFLFGDANWINIKISKAVGAAAAIPKIEAVFKKLTPATPFEYQFADQEYEAKFRAEERIGKLSGFFSFLAILISCLGLFGLASFVAEQRTKEIGIRKVLGASVANLWSMLSKDFVVLVFISAIISAPVSLFAMQQWLSQYDYRTGISWWIFLATGFGALFLTLVTISYQAIKAALLDPVKSLSSE, from the coding sequence ATGCTAACAAACTACCTGAAGATTGCATTTCGGAACCTAGTCAGGTACAAGGTATATTCTGCTATCAATATTGGTGGCCTGGCAGTTGGCATGGCAGTCGCGATGCTGATCGGTTTGTGGATTTATGATGAGTTGTCATTTAACAAATACCACAAGAACTATGACCGCATTGCGCAGGTCATGGAGGATCAAATTGTTAACGGAGAGCGGCAAACGAGTGAGACGGTGCCATTTCCTTTTATCAATGAATTAAAGGTCAACTATAAGGAAAACTTCAGGCGCATTGTTCCTTCTACGCATAACAGTGCCCATGTATTGGCAGCGGGTGAAAACAGGATATCAAGAACCGGGCAGTTTATGGGAGAAGAGGCGCCGGAGCTGTTTTCACTGGAAATGCTGGCCGGTACCCGGGCTGGCTTGCAGGAAATGCAGTCGGTATTGGTATCGGAATCAACTGCCACGGCTCTATTTGGGAAGTCGAATCCGATGAACCGGGTTGTCAAGATCGATACCGACAAAAATGTGCGGGTGGCTGGCATTTACCGGGACCTGCCGCAAAACTCACGATTCCATAAGGTACAGTTTATAGCGACCTGGGAGTACTTTCTGGCCACTAACGCCTATATGTCAAAGAAAAAATGGGACAACAGTGCGCTTTGGATTTTTGTTGAAATAAAACCTGAAACCAGTTTTGAAACGGCTTCTGCGGCGATCCGGGATGCAAAGCTGAACGTAATCCGGCACATTGACAATATGAAGGAAGAGGTTGCGACCCAGCCTAAAATGTGGTTGAACCCGATGCGAAACTGGCACCTGTATTCCGATTTTGTAAATGGACTTCCCGACAGCGGCCCCGTGCAGTACGTGTGGCTTGTCGCTGTTATTGGCTTTTTCGTTCTGCTCCTGGCGTGTATTAATTTCATGAACCTGAGTACCGCCCGGTCGGAGAAACGCGCGAAGGAAGTAGGTGTCCGGAAAGCGATCGGCTCGCTGCGCAGCCAGTTGGTCAGGCAGTTTTTTACCGAGTCGTTTCTCGTGGTTTTCATCGCATTTGTCATTTCTATTGTACTGGTATCCAGTTCGTTGGCCTGGTTTAACGAGCTATCTGCCAAGCAAATGTTCATTCCCTGGACGGATGCTTATTTCTGGTTTTTCTGCCTCGGCTTTATCGGCGTAACCGGCTTGCTGGCAGGAAGCTATCCGGCGCTCTATCTGACCTCCTTTCAGCCGGTCAAAGTATTGAAGGGCGTTTCAATCCGGCTAGGGCGATTTGCTTCTTTGCCGCGAAAGGTGCTGGTAACGATTCAGTTCACGGTTTCAATCACGCTGGTAATCTGCACCATTATTATTTATAGTCAGGTACAGTTTGCTAAAAACCGTCCGGTAGGCTATTCGCGAGACCTGCTTATGATGGTGCCTATGCGCACTGACGATTTTACTGATAAAACAGAAATTATACAAAGCGAGCTTAAAAAGACGGGAGTGACCTCGGAAGTAGCACTTTCCCAGAGTCCTGCGACGGGTGTCTGGAGCTCCAATACAGGATTTACCTGGAAGGGAAATGAACTGGGAACCGACGATTTTGCAACGCTGACCGTATCACCGGAATACGCTGGAGCAGTAGGCTGGCAATTTTTGGCAGGAAGAAATCTCTCAGGAGAATTGGCTTCGGATTCAACGGGATTTGTAATCAATGAAACGGCGGCGCGGCTGATGGGTTTTGAAGACGGGAAAATGAATGGCATAATAGGGCAGACCGTCAACTGGAAAAGCAAATGGATGACTAATGACGTTCAGAAGCAATTCAGAATAGTTGGTGTTGTGAAAGATATGGTCATGGAATCGCCGTTTGAAAAGATCCGTCCGACCGTTTTTTTTCTATTCGGAGATGCTAATTGGATCAATATAAAAATCAGTAAAGCGGTGGGGGCCGCTGCTGCAATACCAAAAATCGAAGCTGTTTTTAAAAAATTGACACCGGCCACGCCATTTGAATACCAATTCGCCGATCAGGAGTATGAGGCAAAGTTCAGGGCGGAGGAGCGCATTGGCAAGCTCTCCGGCTTTTTCTCGTTTCTTGCCATTCTGATCTCCTGCCTCGGTCTTTTCGGCCTGGCATCCTTCGTCGCCGAGCAGCGTACAAAGGAAATCGGAATCCGTAAGGTACTTGGAGCATCGGTTGCGAACCTATGGAGCATGCTCTCCAAAGATTTTGTGGTGCTGGTATTCATCTCTGCCATCATTTCAGCGCCGGTTTCGTTATTCGCCATGCAACAGTGGCTTTCCCAATACGATTACCGGACCGGAATATCGTGGTGGATCTTCTTAGCCACGGGGTTCGGTGCATTGTTTCTGACACTCGTGACAATAAGCTACCAGGCTATCAAAGCTGCTTTGCTTGATCCGGTGAAGAGTTTAAGCAGTGAGTAG